The window AACGACGGCAATCAGTTGTATCAGAAAATTTATTACAACGGCTACGTCTATCCGAAGAACTGATATTCCGATGCGAAAACGGCGGCGGCTCTGAAAAGGGCCGCCGTTTTTTTATGCCTTGCGGTCGAGCCGCATGACCGACGGGATGGAGAAGCCCGTCAGCCCGAGTGCGCAGATGATACCCCCGGCGATGACGAACGTATGCGTCAGTCCCACGTGCTCGGCGAGGAATCCCGTGCCGAGCAGTCCGAGGGCCGCGGGCAGCAGTCCGAAACTGCGGTAGAGCGACATGACGCGCCCCAGTACCCCGGATTCGATGCGGGTCTGGACCACGGAGACGAACGAAGCGTTGAAGACGCTGCTGGATACCCCGGCCGCTGCCGTGAAGAGCGCGAACCAAAGGAATCCCGAGGGCGACAGAAGCCCGGACAATGCGAACGAGAGGCCCACGATCAGATACATCAGGTTGACCAGCACGATGCGGCTGACCCGGTAGGTGCGTGCGCCCATGACGGCGCCGCCCAGAAGCGCTCCGCCGCCCCAGACGATTTCGATCAGGCTCATTTCGTAGGTCCCGCCCCCGAAATGCTGGAGCGTCATCAGCGGAAACATCACCCCGACGGGCATGATGAAGAACCAGACGGCGATGGAGAGTGTGAAGAACCAGCCCATGCCCGGGATGGCGTGCATGGCTGAGAAGCCCTCGCGGAACTCCCGCCACAGGTCGGGTTTGCGGGTCGTGTCGCGCGGCGGGTTGGGGATGCGGACGAAGAGCAGCGACGTGCAGGCGAGGGCGGCTCCCGCAACGTCCAGCAGCAGGATGTTGCCGATCGAGGTGAGGTTGATCAGCAGCGCCCCGAGGGCCGGACCCGCGATGCTCGACAGCGAGGCGATGATCTGGTTGACTCCGGCGATGCGCGTGAGCTGCGACTGCGGGGCCAGCAGCGGGACCGAGGCTTGCATGGCGGGCATGTGGAAGGCCGAGCCCGCCGAACGGCAGGCCATCAGGATGTAGATGTGCCACATCTCGGCAGCCCCGGCCCAGAACAGCGCCGCCAGCGCCAGCGTGCAGAGGGCGATGAAGCTGTCGGCGAGAATCATCGTGCGCTTGCGGTCCCAGCGGTCGATGTAGACCCCGACGAAGAGGCCCAGCAGCGACTGGGGCAGCATGCCGGCGATGGCCGCGAATGCCAGCACCTCGGCCGAGCCGGTTTCGAGGCTCATCCAGAAGATGATCGAGTAGGCCACGATCTCGCTGCTGAGGATCGACGCCAGCTGTCCGCTCCAAATGACGGCGAATGTCTTTTTCCAGGTCTCCATCGTGAATCCGTTTGATACCGAAAAAAGGCGGACACCTCCCCGGTGTCCGCCGCTAAAACCCTTCCGGGGAAGGATTATTTAACTGCTTTAACTATTGCCTCGAATGCCTTCGGTTCGTTCATCGCCAGGTCGGCCATCACCTTGCGGTTGAGGACGATGCCTTTGGCGTTGAGCTTGCCGATGAATTGCGAATAGGTCATTCCCTGGGCGCGGACGGCGGCGTTGATACGCGTGATCCACAGCGAACGGAATGTCCGCTTCTTGAGGGCGCGGTGTGCATAAGCGTAGCACAGACCCTTTTCGACCGTATTTTTCGCAACGGTCCAAACGTTTCCCCTTGAACCAAAGTTGCCTTTGGCAAGTTTCAAAACTTTCTTTCGACGTGCGCGTGACGCAACTGCGTTTACTGAACGTGGCATATTGTAAAGTTTTTTGAGAGCTCACAGCGATACGGTTCTCCCGTATTCTTCGGGGCTGTTCTGCTCCGATTAATAAATTCCGCCGGTTAATTACTTAACGAGCAGGTTCTTGATTTTGGCCTCGTCGGCCGCAGAAACGATACCCGAATAGCAGAGGTTACGCTTCTGTTTCGTCGTCTTTTTGGTCAGGATGTGACTGTGATAAGCGTGTTTGCGCTTGATCTTTCCTGTGCCGGTGAAGGTAAAACGCTTCTTCGCAGCGGCATTGGTTTTCATTTTCGGCATTGTCGTAAATAGTTAATTAGTTAAACTTAGCCTGCAAAAGTACGAAATTATTTGCACTCTGCAATCGAATCGCCGAAAAAATCGTATATTTGAATGATAAAACCCTTCGCCGGACCGCCGTGCGGCGGATTTCTTCGCCGGGACCGGATGACCGGGACCCGGAGGAGTGCCGAGGGGCGGTTGTATCTGTGTAAAAACGAATGGGATATGGAGACGGAGTGGGATCTTATCGTGCGATTGTGCGTGGCGGGGCTTTGCGGAACGGTCATCGGGCTCGACCGCGAATACAGGGTGAAGGATGCGGGATTCCGCACCCATTTTCTGGTGGCGCTGGGCAGCGCGTTGATGATGATCGTCTCGCAATACGGCTTCGAAGGCTTCCTGGCGACCCACGACGGGCTGCGGCTCGACCCCAGCCGCATCGCGGCGCAGGTGGTCAGCGGCATCGGATTCATCGGCGCCGGCACGATCATCATCCACCGTCAGCTAGTGCGCGGACTGACCACCGCGGCGAGCCTTTGGGCTACGGCGGGCATCGGGCTCGCGGCCGGAGGGCACATGTATGTCGTCGCCGGGGCGGCCACCGTGCTGACGCTGTTCGGACTCGAAGTGCTGACGCTTTTCTTCGGCGGGCTGGGACGCCGCCGCACGATGATCGTCTTCTCGGCGCAGAAGAAAGAGTTCATCGACGCGATGTTCGCCCGTCTCGAAAGCAAGGACTATTCGGTCATCTCCTATGAAGTCGAGACCCAGCGCACCT of the Alistipes senegalensis JC50 genome contains:
- the rpmI gene encoding 50S ribosomal protein L35, whose protein sequence is MPKMKTNAAAKKRFTFTGTGKIKRKHAYHSHILTKKTTKQKRNLCYSGIVSAADEAKIKNLLVK
- the rplT gene encoding 50S ribosomal protein L20; the protein is MPRSVNAVASRARRKKVLKLAKGNFGSRGNVWTVAKNTVEKGLCYAYAHRALKKRTFRSLWITRINAAVRAQGMTYSQFIGKLNAKGIVLNRKVMADLAMNEPKAFEAIVKAVK
- a CDS encoding MFS transporter — protein: METWKKTFAVIWSGQLASILSSEIVAYSIIFWMSLETGSAEVLAFAAIAGMLPQSLLGLFVGVYIDRWDRKRTMILADSFIALCTLALAALFWAGAAEMWHIYILMACRSAGSAFHMPAMQASVPLLAPQSQLTRIAGVNQIIASLSSIAGPALGALLINLTSIGNILLLDVAGAALACTSLLFVRIPNPPRDTTRKPDLWREFREGFSAMHAIPGMGWFFTLSIAVWFFIMPVGVMFPLMTLQHFGGGTYEMSLIEIVWGGGALLGGAVMGARTYRVSRIVLVNLMYLIVGLSFALSGLLSPSGFLWFALFTAAAGVSSSVFNASFVSVVQTRIESGVLGRVMSLYRSFGLLPAALGLLGTGFLAEHVGLTHTFVIAGGIICALGLTGFSIPSVMRLDRKA
- a CDS encoding MgtC/SapB family protein, giving the protein METEWDLIVRLCVAGLCGTVIGLDREYRVKDAGFRTHFLVALGSALMMIVSQYGFEGFLATHDGLRLDPSRIAAQVVSGIGFIGAGTIIIHRQLVRGLTTAASLWATAGIGLAAGGHMYVVAGAATVLTLFGLEVLTLFFGGLGRRRTMIVFSAQKKEFIDAMFARLESKDYSVISYEVETQRTSDGVVHRATIVIRAKGQASEEGYIDLLRENPDITVERVV